A genomic stretch from Terriglobia bacterium includes:
- a CDS encoding DUF262 domain-containing HNH endonuclease family protein, producing the protein MAGRIDEINIHPKGIGQLLKDETIWVPPNQRDYSWKDKHVESLYDDLNLAISKHAAEYFLGTIVAIHGADGKVLVVDGQQRLATTLILLAAIRDFHDTSGDANGARLFESTYVLSQHYLKKLPQPHLYLNERDRDYFLKRVLLPKSDARRKQAKPSKRDSGIAVAPSHRLIDKAAKIAAKRIQTIIAGFTGTNQADKLDEWVEFLRTKAKVIWITVPDESSAYLIFETMNDRGLELSASDLIKNYLFGRAEADNLDTVKHNWSQMLGALDTVAGTEVKDYVRHFWVSRHGIVRSQELFDAIKNEVKSPTDVLETSAQLQVNAVKYAALLNPTHSTWNRYSRQARKAVATLKMLGIKQTRPLLLTALDTLTPKEMAKLLDMAIIWSVRLLIGGIQGSGPVEAAYANAAQNVSNKTYTTAAQVKDEMMRVVPKDDRFLLDFTEASVTQAALARYYLAILERRLKGSKDIYYSTDEDITVTLEHIMPEARTAKWAHVPEDKYDDHTNRIGNLALLDATANSAIGSEGWDVKKPVLQSAKIRLTKETSKSTAWGISEIDDRQERLAKLAVKAWPL; encoded by the coding sequence ATGGCTGGCCGCATAGATGAAATCAACATTCATCCGAAGGGTATAGGACAACTTCTTAAAGACGAAACGATCTGGGTTCCCCCGAATCAGCGCGACTATTCGTGGAAAGACAAACACGTTGAATCCCTGTACGACGATCTGAATCTGGCCATCAGTAAACATGCTGCGGAATATTTTCTAGGAACCATCGTTGCCATTCATGGAGCGGATGGGAAAGTACTGGTTGTTGACGGGCAGCAGAGGTTGGCGACAACCCTTATCCTGCTCGCTGCTATCCGGGATTTCCACGACACCAGCGGCGATGCCAACGGAGCACGACTGTTCGAATCTACTTACGTGCTCTCGCAGCATTATTTGAAGAAGTTACCTCAACCGCATCTATACCTCAATGAGCGCGACCGCGATTATTTCCTGAAGCGCGTTCTTCTGCCGAAGAGCGATGCGCGGCGAAAGCAAGCTAAACCATCAAAGCGCGATTCCGGAATAGCAGTCGCGCCCTCGCATCGCCTTATTGACAAAGCCGCCAAGATCGCCGCGAAACGCATTCAGACAATCATTGCTGGGTTTACCGGCACGAATCAGGCGGACAAACTAGATGAATGGGTTGAGTTTCTCCGCACAAAGGCCAAAGTCATTTGGATAACCGTGCCGGATGAAAGCTCAGCATATCTGATATTTGAAACGATGAATGATCGCGGTCTTGAGCTATCGGCCAGCGACCTCATCAAGAATTATTTGTTTGGGAGAGCCGAAGCAGACAATTTGGACACCGTTAAACACAATTGGTCGCAAATGCTCGGCGCCTTGGATACCGTCGCTGGAACAGAGGTCAAGGATTACGTTAGGCATTTCTGGGTATCGAGGCATGGCATTGTGCGTAGCCAAGAACTGTTTGACGCAATCAAGAATGAAGTCAAGAGTCCTACAGATGTACTGGAAACATCAGCGCAGTTGCAGGTAAACGCGGTCAAGTATGCTGCGCTCCTGAACCCTACGCACTCAACTTGGAACAGATATAGCCGTCAAGCGCGGAAGGCCGTAGCAACGCTGAAGATGCTTGGCATCAAGCAGACTCGGCCGCTGCTGCTTACGGCCCTGGACACTCTGACGCCAAAAGAAATGGCCAAGCTGCTCGACATGGCGATCATATGGTCGGTAAGGTTGCTCATTGGAGGGATTCAGGGCAGCGGCCCTGTGGAAGCGGCTTATGCAAACGCGGCGCAAAATGTGAGCAATAAGACATACACAACCGCAGCGCAAGTGAAGGACGAAATGATGCGAGTTGTTCCCAAGGACGATCGCTTCCTCCTCGATTTTACAGAGGCGTCCGTCACTCAAGCGGCCCTCGCCAGATACTACTTGGCGATCTTGGAGAGGCGGCTTAAGGGCAGCAAGGACATCTACTACTCCACCGACGAAGATATAACCGTCACTTTGGAGCACATCATGCCAGAGGCCAGAACTGCTAAATGGGCCCATGTTCCAGAGGATAAATATGACGATCACACGAACCGGATTGGCAATCTCGCGTTGCTGGACGCGACGGCTAATTCAGCCATCGGTTCAGAGGGTTGGGACGTTAAAAAGCCAGTTCTCCAATCCGCCAAAATCCGCCTTACAAAAGAGACGAGTAAATCTACAGCGTGGGGAATATCCGAAATTGATGACCGGCAAGAGCGACTGGCGAAGCTGGCCGTGAAAGCGTGGCCGCTGTGA
- a CDS encoding response regulator has product METRILVVDDEEAVASMMKIVLENDGYTVVTAASAAEAVGLLSTDSFQAVITDMKMESDTAGYDVVRAARALPNPPVTLILTGYPLLAQDWRAAGAAAVASKPSSMAQLLETVAELLGKRRQRATRLA; this is encoded by the coding sequence ATGGAAACGCGAATTCTCGTCGTGGATGATGAAGAAGCCGTTGCCTCCATGATGAAGATCGTGCTCGAGAACGATGGGTACACCGTCGTCACCGCGGCTTCCGCTGCCGAGGCGGTAGGTCTGCTCTCCACCGATTCCTTCCAGGCGGTCATCACCGACATGAAAATGGAGAGCGACACCGCCGGCTACGACGTGGTGCGCGCCGCTCGCGCCCTGCCCAATCCACCGGTGACCTTGATCCTTACTGGCTACCCGCTCCTGGCGCAGGATTGGCGGGCCGCCGGCGCTGCCGCCGTCGCTTCCAAGCCCAGCAGCATGGCGCAGTTGCTCGAGACCGTTGCCGAGCTCCTTGGCAAACGGCGCCAGCGCGCCACTCGCCTCGCTTAG
- a CDS encoding TonB family protein, which translates to MQQIPGHEAPESSKPSLRPPTLLVEWPAGHRVFLENLRDLVLFRGSPKPRGTVAEFWPDVFVHRPVAWRSMASSALYHLFGIVVIYGMSVTWAQRAPLPTRSPFDNSKITYYAVSEYLPEIDTGSVAAPAVKPRKGEPKYAKQRIISLPPAPDNFRQTIVTPSHIKLPNDVPLPNLVAWTPIPSAVPEAALTQTPSQLKLPAMTPDVIAPPPAIESAKSRNRLLNIPEPAVIEPPVSSSAAARPLGAMNVARLDPTVAAPALPVAPQRAVMANPASSANGGQNAAVQPPPNVAGIGNGQRAVGQLIALGLDPAAVNGPINVPNGSRQGQFAATPEGNANAPGTPEIKGGGTNGGGNGHGTNGGGGSGTAVGPPGISVGPGPSKPTSGVVAQGDPLAALMSNPNTPKQPTTVARLERPRMADIGRAERMSPATPNAPSKIEEKVFGVKRYYSMTLNMPNLASAGGSWIMRFAELNETTVKGEVTAPQAMVKVDPAYPPELMRDRVEGTVMLYAVIRKDGTVGEVKVLRGVEDKLDESARVALAKWKFHPGTKNGSAVDLETVVQIPFVVRKMQF; encoded by the coding sequence ATGCAGCAAATTCCCGGTCACGAAGCACCTGAATCTTCCAAGCCGAGCCTGCGGCCGCCAACTCTGCTGGTCGAATGGCCGGCAGGACATCGGGTGTTCCTGGAAAATCTGCGCGACCTCGTGCTGTTTCGCGGGTCGCCGAAGCCGCGCGGCACGGTTGCCGAGTTCTGGCCTGACGTGTTTGTGCATCGTCCGGTGGCGTGGCGCAGCATGGCCTCGTCCGCGCTGTATCACCTGTTCGGCATCGTCGTGATTTACGGGATGTCGGTGACCTGGGCGCAGCGCGCGCCGCTGCCAACCCGCAGCCCGTTCGACAACAGCAAGATCACCTATTACGCCGTCTCCGAATACCTGCCGGAAATTGACACTGGCAGCGTTGCCGCGCCCGCGGTCAAGCCGCGCAAAGGCGAACCGAAGTACGCCAAGCAGAGGATCATCTCGCTTCCGCCAGCGCCCGACAATTTCCGCCAGACGATCGTAACGCCAAGCCATATCAAGCTGCCCAACGACGTGCCGCTGCCGAACCTGGTCGCCTGGACGCCAATTCCCTCGGCTGTCCCGGAAGCCGCGCTGACGCAAACGCCATCGCAACTGAAGCTGCCGGCGATGACGCCGGACGTGATTGCGCCTCCGCCGGCAATCGAGTCGGCGAAGTCGAGGAACCGCCTGCTGAATATTCCCGAACCAGCGGTGATTGAGCCGCCAGTTTCCAGCAGCGCGGCAGCGCGTCCGCTGGGCGCGATGAACGTGGCGCGACTGGATCCGACGGTTGCCGCGCCCGCTCTTCCAGTCGCGCCACAACGCGCCGTGATGGCGAATCCGGCGAGTAGCGCGAACGGCGGTCAGAACGCAGCCGTGCAACCTCCGCCCAATGTAGCGGGAATCGGCAACGGCCAGCGCGCGGTCGGGCAATTGATCGCGCTCGGCCTCGACCCCGCGGCGGTGAACGGTCCGATCAATGTGCCCAACGGCAGCCGACAAGGACAATTCGCGGCCACGCCGGAAGGAAATGCCAACGCGCCGGGAACGCCTGAGATCAAGGGAGGAGGCACGAACGGCGGCGGAAACGGACACGGCACGAATGGCGGAGGCGGCAGCGGAACAGCAGTGGGTCCTCCAGGAATTTCGGTTGGACCAGGTCCGTCGAAGCCGACATCGGGCGTGGTGGCGCAAGGCGATCCGTTGGCTGCGCTCATGTCGAACCCGAACACACCGAAGCAGCCGACGACGGTGGCAAGGCTGGAGCGTCCGCGAATGGCGGACATTGGGCGCGCGGAGCGGATGTCGCCGGCGACGCCGAACGCGCCATCCAAGATTGAAGAGAAGGTATTTGGCGTCAAGCGCTATTACTCGATGACGCTGAACATGCCGAACCTGGCGAGCGCGGGCGGAAGCTGGATCATGCGCTTCGCCGAACTGAACGAGACGACAGTGAAGGGCGAAGTGACCGCGCCGCAAGCGATGGTCAAAGTTGATCCTGCGTATCCTCCGGAGCTGATGCGCGACCGCGTGGAAGGAACGGTGATGCTGTACGCGGTCATCCGCAAAGACGGAACCGTGGGTGAAGTGAAAGTGCTGCGCGGAGTGGAAGACAAATTGGATGAAAGTGCGCGCGTGGCGCTCGCGAAGTGGAAGTTTCATCCGGGAACGAAGAATGGCTCTGCGGTTGACCTGGAAACCGTGGTGCAGATTCCGTTTGTCGTGAGGAAAATGCAGTTCTGA
- a CDS encoding carbonic anhydrase, with product MSTTDELLQANQRYAQAFNLGDLPMPPARKVAVVACMDARLTVEQVLGLNTGDAHIIRNAGGIVTEDALRSLIISHHLLGTQEFLIINHTDCGMLTFHDEELRRRLENETGTAVDAPVHFHAFSDLEDNVRRQIERVRSHPWIPQQIPVRGFVYDVKTGKLREVQRTAGAVAA from the coding sequence ATGAGCACGACAGACGAGCTGCTGCAAGCCAACCAGCGATACGCACAGGCATTCAATCTCGGCGACCTGCCGATGCCGCCGGCAAGAAAAGTGGCGGTCGTGGCGTGCATGGATGCCCGCCTCACGGTGGAACAGGTGTTGGGCCTGAACACCGGCGACGCGCACATCATTCGCAACGCCGGCGGGATCGTCACCGAGGATGCGTTGCGGTCGCTGATCATTTCCCATCACCTGCTCGGAACCCAGGAGTTCCTGATCATCAACCACACCGATTGCGGGATGCTCACATTTCACGACGAGGAGCTGCGCCGGCGCCTGGAGAACGAAACGGGCACGGCGGTGGACGCGCCGGTGCACTTCCACGCCTTCTCTGACTTGGAGGACAACGTGCGCCGGCAGATTGAGCGGGTGCGGTCGCATCCGTGGATTCCCCAGCAGATTCCGGTGCGCGGGTTCGTCTACGATGTGAAGACGGGAAAGCTGCGCGAAGTGCAACGGACGGCGGGCGCGGTCGCCGCGTGA
- a CDS encoding N-6 DNA methylase — protein MHPLETYLTSLAEIRASAAGTKETSYYPALHALLNEVGNNLKPKVRCILQLANRGAGNPDGGLYTPDQFQKLTDEEPLPGQKPARGAIEIKPTKGDAWVTADSEQVTKYWKEYGQVLVTNYRDFVLVGRDSEGKPLKLASCRLAADEKSFWKLAAHPRKTAQEQGDRFLDFLKLALLSPAILAAPKDVAWVLAYYAREAKFRVEAKAELPALATVRAALEQALGLKFEGEKGEHFFRSSLVQTLFYGVFSAWVLWSKENPPISKAKFDWKLAQWKLRVPMIRALFVQVATPGQLGPLGLVEVLDWTAAVLNRVDRGAFFTQFQEQQAVQYFYEPFLDAFDPELRKDLGVWYTPLEVVKYMVARADMALREELGLEDGLADKNVYVLDPGCGTGAYLVEVLNTITSTLKNKGDDALAAHEVKRAAMERVFGFEILPAPFVISHLQLGVLLQNVGAPLAEDGTERVGVFLTNSLTGWEPPKGPKQHLIFPEMEAERDAAERVKREEPILVVIGNPPYNAFAGVSPAEEEGLVEPYKEGLISVWGIKKFNLDDLYVRFFRLAERRIAEKNPGRGIVCYISSFSYLRGVSFVVMRNRFLTEFDKIWIDCMNGDSRETGKLTPEGQPDPSVFSTDVNKAGIRVGTAIALLVRKSPHQFGAKVYFRGFWGTKKRFNLLKSLDDSPFGSEYVQPQPTHANFFSFHPGVVQAAYLKWPTVPDLSSTPLLQGLDEDRANALIEIGKSALETRLEAYLDPDVEWDEFAKVGGGLSRKSAGFNPAKTRAAAQKRESFDKANVVPYVFRPLDTRWCYYTTTPNVWKRSRPELGRQVRARNTFLITRAAGVAKPEGVPFFIVDSLIARDCLRGHAVAFPLQVDTGPLQNAKQATIPARADVPEAHTEANLSVGVHEYLNAIGLWPVDQTTAASVWMHVLAIGYSPLYLRENADAVRRDWPRIPLPSSKVELLKSAELGSTIAALLSRDAGLIGITSSVLRPELKVMGNVSIANGKPLDTAEDLKIDVGWGHAGKDAVTMPGKGKLVERDYSKKERDAINEGAAALGLTLEQALAAVGDKTCDVYLNDVVYWKNIPNNVWDYTIGGYQVIKKWLSYRDVKLLGRPITPEEAHYVRDMARRIAAICLLQPQLDANYSTAKNTAYVWPNTTNAAVTPEIIEPQPEHN, from the coding sequence GTGCATCCTCTGGAAACCTACTTAACGTCTCTGGCCGAAATCCGGGCTTCCGCTGCGGGAACAAAAGAAACATCGTACTACCCCGCATTACACGCACTGCTCAATGAGGTGGGAAACAACCTCAAGCCCAAGGTGCGCTGCATCCTGCAACTCGCGAATCGTGGTGCAGGTAATCCGGATGGCGGCCTGTATACGCCGGACCAGTTCCAGAAGTTGACGGATGAAGAGCCGCTCCCAGGACAAAAGCCCGCGCGTGGTGCGATTGAGATCAAACCCACGAAGGGCGACGCGTGGGTCACTGCTGATAGCGAGCAAGTAACAAAATATTGGAAGGAATACGGCCAAGTTCTGGTAACCAATTATCGCGACTTCGTTCTTGTGGGTCGTGACAGCGAAGGCAAACCGCTAAAACTCGCTTCTTGCCGCTTGGCGGCCGACGAAAAGTCATTCTGGAAGCTCGCTGCCCATCCTCGCAAGACGGCACAAGAGCAAGGCGACCGCTTCCTCGACTTCTTGAAGCTGGCCTTGCTTTCCCCGGCCATATTGGCTGCGCCAAAGGATGTAGCCTGGGTACTTGCCTACTATGCTCGCGAGGCAAAGTTCCGCGTCGAGGCCAAGGCAGAACTCCCAGCACTGGCCACTGTACGCGCAGCGCTAGAGCAGGCGCTGGGCCTGAAGTTTGAAGGTGAAAAGGGGGAGCACTTCTTTCGCTCCAGCCTAGTGCAGACCCTCTTCTACGGCGTCTTTTCCGCCTGGGTGCTGTGGAGCAAGGAAAATCCTCCAATCAGTAAAGCGAAGTTCGACTGGAAACTGGCACAGTGGAAGCTGCGTGTGCCAATGATCCGCGCACTATTCGTGCAAGTGGCGACGCCGGGCCAGCTTGGACCTCTCGGATTGGTCGAGGTGCTGGACTGGACCGCCGCCGTGCTCAACCGCGTGGACCGAGGCGCATTTTTTACGCAATTTCAGGAGCAGCAAGCCGTCCAGTACTTCTACGAGCCATTCTTGGACGCATTCGACCCAGAACTGCGGAAAGACCTAGGGGTGTGGTACACGCCGTTGGAAGTGGTGAAGTACATGGTTGCACGGGCAGACATGGCGCTGCGCGAAGAGTTGGGTTTGGAAGATGGCTTAGCCGATAAGAATGTATATGTGCTCGACCCTGGCTGCGGCACGGGTGCGTATCTCGTTGAGGTGTTAAACACGATCACGTCAACCCTGAAAAACAAAGGGGATGACGCCTTGGCGGCGCACGAGGTCAAGCGCGCAGCAATGGAACGAGTTTTTGGCTTCGAGATCCTGCCGGCCCCGTTTGTTATTTCTCATCTACAACTCGGAGTCTTGCTACAAAACGTGGGGGCACCGCTAGCAGAGGATGGAACCGAGAGAGTCGGCGTGTTTCTCACCAATTCGCTGACTGGCTGGGAACCACCGAAAGGGCCAAAGCAACATCTGATTTTCCCCGAAATGGAAGCCGAACGAGATGCGGCCGAAAGGGTAAAACGCGAGGAACCGATTCTAGTGGTCATCGGGAACCCCCCCTATAACGCATTTGCAGGGGTCAGCCCAGCGGAAGAGGAGGGTCTGGTCGAACCGTATAAGGAAGGCCTCATCTCCGTCTGGGGGATTAAGAAGTTCAATCTCGACGACCTATACGTCCGTTTTTTTCGTCTGGCCGAACGCCGAATTGCCGAGAAGAATCCTGGTAGAGGTATCGTTTGCTACATCTCTAGTTTTTCGTATCTCAGAGGCGTTTCCTTTGTAGTGATGCGGAATCGCTTTCTTACCGAGTTCGACAAAATCTGGATCGACTGTATGAACGGCGACAGCCGAGAAACGGGCAAATTAACTCCAGAAGGACAGCCTGACCCAAGCGTCTTTTCTACCGACGTCAACAAGGCGGGGATTCGCGTTGGAACCGCCATCGCTCTGCTGGTCAGGAAGAGTCCGCACCAATTTGGCGCAAAGGTGTATTTCCGTGGCTTCTGGGGCACCAAGAAGAGATTCAATCTGCTGAAGAGCCTTGACGATTCACCTTTTGGATCTGAGTACGTGCAGCCGCAACCTACTCACGCGAACTTCTTCTCATTTCACCCCGGTGTTGTTCAGGCAGCGTATTTGAAATGGCCAACTGTACCGGACTTGAGTTCTACGCCACTACTGCAGGGCTTGGATGAGGATCGGGCAAATGCCCTAATCGAAATTGGGAAATCCGCTTTAGAAACCCGACTGGAGGCGTACCTGGATCCGGATGTAGAGTGGGATGAATTTGCAAAGGTCGGAGGCGGCCTCAGCAGAAAGAGCGCCGGGTTTAACCCAGCGAAGACGAGAGCAGCAGCTCAGAAGCGCGAATCCTTTGATAAAGCAAACGTTGTTCCCTATGTGTTCAGGCCGCTCGATACTCGCTGGTGCTACTACACAACGACTCCCAACGTATGGAAGCGTTCTCGACCGGAACTTGGGCGGCAAGTGCGTGCGAGAAATACGTTCTTGATCACACGTGCAGCAGGGGTGGCCAAGCCCGAGGGTGTGCCATTTTTCATAGTCGACTCTCTGATAGCTCGGGATTGTCTGCGCGGCCATGCAGTTGCCTTCCCGTTGCAAGTCGATACTGGTCCGCTGCAGAATGCAAAACAGGCGACTATCCCGGCCCGTGCTGATGTTCCGGAGGCACACACCGAGGCGAATCTGTCGGTGGGGGTTCACGAGTATCTGAATGCTATAGGGCTCTGGCCGGTGGATCAAACAACTGCGGCTTCAGTTTGGATGCACGTCCTGGCAATCGGATACTCGCCCTTATACTTGCGCGAAAATGCAGATGCCGTCCGGCGCGACTGGCCGCGCATTCCACTGCCCAGTTCGAAAGTCGAGCTATTGAAATCAGCGGAACTAGGATCAACGATTGCAGCCTTGCTGAGCAGAGACGCTGGTTTGATAGGGATAACCTCAAGCGTCCTCCGCCCGGAACTGAAAGTCATGGGTAATGTCAGCATAGCTAACGGCAAGCCGCTGGACACCGCTGAGGATCTCAAGATCGACGTGGGATGGGGACATGCAGGCAAGGACGCGGTGACGATGCCCGGAAAAGGCAAACTCGTCGAGCGTGATTACAGCAAAAAAGAGCGGGACGCCATCAACGAGGGAGCTGCGGCCCTCGGCCTTACGCTTGAGCAGGCGCTGGCGGCAGTGGGTGACAAGACCTGCGATGTGTACCTCAACGATGTCGTTTATTGGAAGAACATCCCTAACAACGTGTGGGACTACACGATCGGAGGCTATCAGGTAATCAAAAAGTGGTTGAGCTACCGTGATGTCAAGCTGCTGGGCCGCCCAATTACGCCCGAGGAGGCTCACTACGTCCGCGACATGGCGCGCCGAATCGCTGCCATTTGCCTGCTGCAACCTCAGCTCGATGCCAACTACTCAACCGCGAAAAATACCGCGTATGTATGGCCAAATACGACGAACGCAGCGGTAACACCCGAAATTATCGAACCCCAGCCGGAGCACAACTGA
- a CDS encoding ferritin family protein → MKREFTSLSPQEALHVAIFIEERNAELYRQFAELFAEFKDPDSLEIAQVFWDMSNEERGHGTMLQERYFDRYGTQACVVTEEDICEMLEVPKLESGELFTVGRGHASVAPSKAALQVALEAEETAMRYYAQLVERTPDRNLRSMYAELANFEADHTEFLRRRLNEVKRAITGGDVV, encoded by the coding sequence ATGAAACGCGAATTCACTTCGCTGTCTCCGCAAGAGGCCCTGCACGTCGCCATCTTCATTGAAGAGAGAAACGCCGAACTCTATCGGCAGTTCGCCGAGCTGTTCGCCGAATTCAAGGATCCCGATTCGCTGGAGATCGCGCAGGTTTTCTGGGACATGTCCAACGAGGAGCGCGGTCACGGCACCATGCTGCAGGAGCGCTATTTCGACCGCTACGGAACCCAGGCTTGTGTGGTGACCGAGGAAGACATCTGCGAGATGTTGGAAGTGCCGAAACTGGAGAGCGGCGAACTGTTCACCGTCGGCCGCGGCCACGCCAGCGTCGCGCCCAGCAAGGCCGCGCTACAGGTCGCGCTCGAGGCCGAGGAGACCGCGATGCGTTACTACGCGCAACTGGTCGAAAGAACCCCCGACCGCAATCTCCGCTCCATGTATGCCGAACTGGCGAACTTCGAGGCCGACCACACCGAATTTCTGCGCCGCAGGCTCAACGAAGTCAAGCGCGCCATCACCGGCGGGGACGTGGTGTAG
- a CDS encoding response regulator transcription factor has translation MSSAPIRILIADDHGIFRDGLRRLLEAEPNLCVVGEAADGAEAVALVAQLRPDILLLDLAMPRVPGMEALRELAAGQYPVRTILLAASAERPQILEALQLGARGVVLKESATQVLLKSIAAVMAGSYWVGRESVPDLKELVLDNAAPEQPGRRYGLTRREMQMVAAIVEGSSNREIAQKFNVREDTVKHHLTSIFSKLEVSTRLELALFAIEHRLVSKGGA, from the coding sequence ATGTCTAGCGCTCCCATCCGCATTCTGATTGCCGACGACCATGGAATTTTCCGTGACGGCCTGCGCCGCCTGCTGGAAGCCGAACCCAATCTGTGCGTCGTCGGCGAGGCTGCCGACGGCGCCGAAGCCGTCGCCCTGGTGGCACAACTCCGGCCCGACATCCTGCTGCTCGACCTCGCCATGCCGCGCGTACCCGGCATGGAAGCCTTGCGCGAACTGGCCGCCGGCCAGTACCCGGTGCGCACCATCCTGCTCGCCGCCTCGGCGGAGCGGCCGCAAATCCTGGAGGCGCTGCAGCTCGGCGCACGCGGCGTCGTGCTCAAGGAATCGGCCACCCAGGTGTTGCTCAAGAGCATCGCCGCCGTCATGGCCGGGAGCTACTGGGTCGGCCGCGAGAGCGTGCCCGACCTCAAGGAACTGGTCCTGGACAACGCCGCCCCGGAACAGCCCGGCCGGCGCTACGGCCTCACCCGCCGCGAGATGCAGATGGTGGCTGCCATCGTCGAAGGCTCCAGCAACCGCGAGATCGCCCAGAAATTCAACGTGCGCGAGGACACCGTCAAGCACCACCTCACCAGCATCTTCAGCAAGCTCGAGGTCTCCACCCGCCTGGAGCTGGCGCTGTTTGCCATCGAGCACCGGCTGGTCAGCAAAGGCGGGGCCTGA